The segment ttgtttggagcATACATGTTTTCTGCAGATTAAGCTTTGTTTCTACGTGCTTTCAGGATGTAATGTTGATGCACTATAGATTTGTTTTATTGCATCAATCAGGTTGGTGTTCCGTCACTTGTGTGCTTTTTGAACAAAGTTGATGCTGTTGATGATCCTGAACTGTTGGACCTTGTGGAAATGGAACTTCGCGGTATGATTATGCAGTTATATTTTGATGCAGCTACTGTTTCCAGGTGGTCAAATTTATAGGAAACATTTCAACAGTAGTTTATGTTTTCTTGCAGAACTTCTCAGCTTCTACAAGTTCCCTGGCGATGACATTCCAATCGTCAGGGGTTCAGCTTTATCTGCATTGCAGGGTACGAATGAAGAAATTGGTAAAAAGGCTATTCTAAAGTTAATGGAAGCTGTTGATGAATACATTCCTGATCCTGTTCGACAGCTTGACAAACCTTTCCTGATGCCAATTGAAGATGTTTTCTCTATTCAGGTATGGAGAATTTGCACGGGGTTTGTATATGTACTTATAGTTGAAAAAACCTTGCCCTTGTTTTTGTGTTCTGCGTTGTCATTCATTTCATCTGCAAGATtgtctaattttcttttacttcatttCATCTGCAAATTtgtctaattttcttttctaagtCTCAATGTGGAATACTAATATCTTCAGTATAGGTGTACTTATTTGTGGAGTTATTTTTGAAGTGAACTAATATCTTCAATACCTTGGTGGGGTCTTGctgttaaaatatttgtagagTTATTTTTGAAGTGAACTTAATTCTTTCTGTTTATGCTGAAGGGTCGTGGAACTGTTGCTACTGGTCGTGTTGAGCAGGGAACTATTAAAGTTGGTGAAGAAGTTGAAGTTCTAGGGTTGACTCAGGTAAATTGATGTTACCGTTTTCAATTTCTAACTATGTTTTGTGTGTGCGGGATTGGGCACTCACACCTTGTGCCAATTTTGGGCCAATGTTGAATATTCAACTAGCTAGGGATGATTACATTCTTGGGGCTAGGTATTGTGTGTTATAATTACGGCCTTTGTTCCTGAAAATTAAAGATTGGTTTGATTATACTTCTTCGCAATGTCTTTTGCAGGGGCCTCCTATGAAAACTACTGTAACTGGTGTTGAGATGTTCAAGAAAATCTTGGATCAAGGACAAGTAATTGACTGTTGTTTTTATCTGgcattgatgtttttttttttttaaataaaaaaatgcatatacAAAAAGACAATGAAAGAAGTAAACTTGAAGATTATAAGCCACCTAAATTGGATTTTGGTTCAATTTAGTTAGCTTCTATTTGTGCTATGCTCTTTTTCAAATGAGAAaggaaatttgatttttaaaatggaacACAATTAGTAAAAGAACCTCCATCAGAACAAGCCAAATGAGTTTAACAATCGTGAATGAGATTTTTCTAATGTTAATTTTGTGATTTTATTAGGCTGGTGATAATGTGGGTCTCCTTCTCCGTGGTCTAAAAAGAGAAGACATTCAACGTGGACAGGTATGTAGATTGGTATCACTCATGCTGAAATGAAATTTTCGTTAAAACTGCATTCCATCTTTTGGATAATGTCACAGATAACTTTTTAACAATGAGCAAGAAGGTTCTTCCGTTCTGCCTCCAACACAATTTTCATGCTCATAGTTTTATCATTAGGCATccaaatattcttattttgcCGGTATCAAAATGAATTCAGCTGATTTAGTTAGTAAACTGCATTGCATTCTAACACATTGAACACGTATTTTTAGTTTGACCGCAAAATGGGAAAATAATGTTGTGTACTACAGGCTTACTTGAATTGAAAGTGTtattttcattgagaaaacaaaaataagaaaagctTCACTCCAAGCTAACCCAATTAAAGAAGCCATGTTATTCTCTATGCACATCATTGAAAATCATTCTATTCCTCTTCTTAACCTCCATATGCTCACAGCATTACATTTTGAAGGTGGCTGTATCCTGTACTCCTAGATATAGATGTTTGAAGCGttcctttatatatatatatatatatatatatatatatatatatatatatatttttttttttttgtatgtagGTTATTGCAAAGCCTGGAAGTCTGAAGACTTATAAGAAATTTGAGGCCGAGATATATGTTCTCACAAAAGAGGAAGGTGGCCGACATACTGCTTTTATGTCCAACTATAGACCTCAATTTTACATGAGAACTGCAGATATCACTGGAAAGGTTGAATTACCTGAAAATGTTAAGATGGTTATGCCTGGTGACAACGTGACTGCAGCTTTTGAGTTGATTTTACCCGTTCCCCTTGAAGCAGGTGCGTCACATTTTAAACTCTCTGGTTGTATAAAGACTAAGCTAATCCCCTTTCACAAATTCTTTggtataatatttttttgatgtGTTGTGCTACAAAGTTTGGTGTAAAAAAAAGCTACTTCAAAATTGTATCTATTTTTAGTGCATTTTGTGTTGGGTGTAGGAGCGAGGATATTCTAGTTATTCTAGTTTTACGCATCTACGAATAAGACATTCTCGTCTTACACATCTATTACAGCCTTTTGACATAGGCCTTTTGacatagaattttaaaattttaccaaGTGTTTTTCTTTAGTAATCAAGATGCTGTAGGATGTGGGAGGTGTGCATTAGCCAGCCTAGGCCCCAAATAATATAGAAGTTTCAGGTTTTAATTATTGACAGCCTTGATTGTTTACATGTAAACGTATATGAATATGTACTTGAATCTGAATCTGATACTGGCTTCtaggaaatgaaaattttcacctGTTCATTTCGGGTCACGTCTATGGTTTAGGGTGCTTTTTTGTTCGGTTATCCAACAATGATCCCTAAATGCCATGTTTTGTTATTTACAGGACAAAGATTTGCCCTGAGGGAGGGTGGTAGAACGGTTGGTGCTGGAGTAGTTTCGAAAGTTATTAGCTGAGGAGGATGGAGGGTACTGCAGCCCATGCACTTGAAAGCTCTTTCAATACTCATTACAAAGGTGTGGTCAAACAATTTTTGAAGATCCTTGACAAAGTGATGCTATATTCGACATTATTTACAGAGTCGGTGTTGatgatttatttgttttaggCACTTGAGAGATTATTAGAATGTTGTGTAATTTGCATAAATTAAGGAAGTTCCATTTTATTGTTCTCATAGCCGCCAAGATGATCTTGGTCCTCATCTCTTCTTTCCGTTTTCAAGTTGGATCACTAATAATTTTAGAGTACATAAATGATGATGGCATAGTCAATGCACGTTCAACTTAATTCTTTTGTTTGAAGATTTAGTTAAACAATTACATGTTTCACCTTTTATAGTCCTTTGGGATTTCAGCTGCTagtttgttattattttgcGATGAATATATGTCTGTTATTTTGGGTCATGTTTACGTCTACGATATAGTTAAGTTATGATTAGGTTGCTTGGGAGGGTGCGGTGGGCGTGTCTTTTTGGTctatgatataattaaattatgattagGTTGCTCTTGTTAATGGAGATAAATTTTTTCCTGATTTTATCTGGTTTGGACGAGAAAGAATTGTCTCGTTAAAATTTGAGTAAGTGAAGTTATTCCTGTCTTCTTCATTCATGATCTAAAAGATGAGGAATGGTTAGCAATAGTTGCTCTCAAGATTTTTGCCAAACTGATGGTAGGGTTTTGGTCTCGGTGATGTGGGTGAGAAAGTGTTTATTACGAAACTcgaagaataaaaatattttatctacgGGTGAAAAAATGGTAACTTtgtaacaaaaagaaatactttttaaaaaaacaaacacttcaaaacaaaaaatcttaGAGTATGAACATTTGATCAACAAAGATGATATACTCTTATTCTGTATGTTAGATCGACTCTTGGCTTCAAGTCTCGAGAAAAAGGCATCCCTAACCCTTATCTATTCCAACACCTGATCCTCCATCGATCCTTTATTGTTAGAAACAATCACTTATAGAAACAATCACTTAATTGTCTAAGATAAATTTCTTTCCATAAATTCCCCCCTGCCTACATTGAATATGGCATGCACGAAAAAAAAGCACATTACAACTTTCCATACAAaatctctcttcctctctctttttgcTCAGTAATCTTGTCTTTGGGAAGGGTTATTTGGAGCTTAATCAGTTCCAATGGCGGACGATCATGCAGCATCTTCTCAAGTAAGCACTTTTcacttctcttttccttcattcttctctttatATTTCTTCTCCAACTTCTTCTGCAGATTTGTACCATAAAAATGGATATCAACTGCTGTCAAAAGTGCCCTCTAAAACTGGAGAGAAAGCTCCTCAAATCAAATGGTATGTTCTAAGAAACATTTCAATCTTCATCTCTTTCACCACAATATACCTTTCATTTACCCTTGATGGTAGGAGTGGAATCTGTTACTATAAACCAAGATGAAGGGCTGGTTACAGTAGCAGGTGACATTGACCCTGTTGCACTcctacaaaaaataaaagctatGGGGAAAGAAGCCAAACTCTGGTTCTTTCAACAGGAATCCAACTGCAGTGAGAAAACCACTGGGCGTTCGAGGAGTGGTTCGAACATCGAACATGATGGCATTGGATCTGATAGTATCATTGAGAATGAAACACGCTTTGATTGGCATTTGGCAACGGGCATGAAGGAGCACGATCGGGGGTTTCAGAGCTTGCCTACTATGTCTTCTGATGTTAATGGGTGTTCATATCCCTGGAGCTTGTCGCCTGCTATATCTTCTAATGTTCATGCATATTCGTATCCTCGGAGCTTGCCTCGACTTGGATACGGACCTATGTGGCCATATCAGCAATCAGTTCCTGGCCATAGGCTCACACCTCATGGTTACTACTTGCAGCCACATCCCCCGCCTGCTTATCGTCACTTTCAGCCTCGGTCTCCTCCTAGAGTTAATCCTATGGTGCATTATACTGACTATGCAGACAATTATAGGGTATAGTTAAGTTCAAAAGACAATGTGCTACAGCTTCCCCTCTGTTGCAAACAAATGTCTGACTAATGAAAGAATACTTTTGATGGAAGAAACTAAtgaacttatatatatatatattcggaTACTGGGAATTGCTTTATGAACAATCCTTATTTGGCTACACTTGCAGTTTTATGTCTCATTATTGTACCTGGCTGGGGATTCGCTATTATAGTTACAACGTGTTCAGAATCTCAATCATTAAAACTTTTAGCCTCAAAAAGGGTACAACTGTGAGCCTGCATTTCATAAGTAATAGGTGACGTCGTTGGCACTGGCTCGCCATCAGATGAGAAAAACCCGGGAAACGATAAAGCTGTGTCGACCAGCCTAAACCAGGTTGTACCTTCTGATGGTTCAGGTAAAGCAACACTTACAGATTGGTCAGATGCATTGAAGGCCATGAATATATCGCTTTGAGGCTTGGGATTCTCAGTGATTGATCCACTTTCCTCTTTATCAGCTCTCAGCATCACAGCCAGGAATTTGCAAGAAGGATCTTCCCAATCTGGTGGTGATTGGTTATTATCAAACCAGTCTATGTTTTCGACCTTAAGAAAGTTTCTGCTCTGGAAAAGGTCAAAACGCCTTGATCTAAATGAACTCAAAAATGTGATGAACTGTGTGGTTTGAGTGCCGAAATCGGTCTTTAG is part of the Cucurbita pepo subsp. pepo cultivar mu-cu-16 chromosome LG12, ASM280686v2, whole genome shotgun sequence genome and harbors:
- the LOC111807023 gene encoding heavy metal-associated isoprenylated plant protein 42-like isoform X1, which produces MHEKKAHYNFPYKISLPLSFCSVILSLGRVIWSLISSNGGRSCSIFSSKHFSLLFSFILLFIFLLQLLLQICTIKMDINCCQKCPLKLERKLLKSNGVESVTINQDEGLVTVAGDIDPVALLQKIKAMGKEAKLWFFQQESNCSEKTTGRSRSGSNIEHDGIGSDSIIENETRFDWHLATGMKEHDRGFQSLPTMSSDVNGCSYPWSLSPAISSNVHAYSYPRSLPRLGYGPMWPYQQSVPGHRLTPHGYYLQPHPPPAYRHFQPRSPPRVNPMVHYTDYADNYRV
- the LOC111807023 gene encoding heavy metal-associated isoprenylated plant protein 42-like isoform X2, whose protein sequence is MADDHAASSQICTIKMDINCCQKCPLKLERKLLKSNGVESVTINQDEGLVTVAGDIDPVALLQKIKAMGKEAKLWFFQQESNCSEKTTGRSRSGSNIEHDGIGSDSIIENETRFDWHLATGMKEHDRGFQSLPTMSSDVNGCSYPWSLSPAISSNVHAYSYPRSLPRLGYGPMWPYQQSVPGHRLTPHGYYLQPHPPPAYRHFQPRSPPRVNPMVHYTDYADNYRV
- the LOC111807408 gene encoding elongation factor Tu, mitochondrial, yielding MASVALRNSTSKRLLAHSSPLSWCCRGSASSHCSISALLSRNDGASSPIPWWRSMATFTRTKPHVNVGTIGHVDHGKTTLTAAITKVLAEEGKAKAVAFDEIDKAPEERKRGITIATAHVEYETAKRHYAHVDCPGHADYVKNMITGAAQMDGGILVVSGPDGAMPQTKEHILLARQVGVPSLVCFLNKVDAVDDPELLDLVEMELRELLSFYKFPGDDIPIVRGSALSALQGTNEEIGKKAILKLMEAVDEYIPDPVRQLDKPFLMPIEDVFSIQGRGTVATGRVEQGTIKVGEEVEVLGLTQGPPMKTTVTGVEMFKKILDQGQAGDNVGLLLRGLKREDIQRGQVIAKPGSLKTYKKFEAEIYVLTKEEGGRHTAFMSNYRPQFYMRTADITGKVELPENVKMVMPGDNVTAAFELILPVPLEAGQRFALREGGRTVGAGVVSKVIS